In the Streptomyces cinnamoneus genome, ACGGTGGCCGACAAGTGGGGCAACGTGGTGGCGTACACCCTCACCATCGAGCAGACCGGCGGCAGCGGGATCACGGTCCCCGGCCGCGGCTTCCTGCTCAACAACGAGCTGACCGACTTCTCCTTCACCCCGGTCACGCCCGGCGTGCACGACCCGAACCTGCCCGGCCCGGGCAAGCGGCCGCGCTCGTCGATGTCGCCGACGATCGTCCTGGAACACGGCAAGCCGGTCTTCGCCCTCGGCGCGCCCGGCGGTGCGACGATCATCACGACCGTGCTCCAGTCGCTGCTCAACCACGTGGACCGCGGGATGCCGCTCGTCGACGCGATCGCCGCGCCGCGCGCCAGCCAGCGCAACGCGGCGGCGACCGAGCTGGAGCCGGGGCTGTGGAACAGCCCGCTGCGACGCCAACTGGAGGCCAAGGGGCACGTGTTCAAGCAGAACGCGGAGATCGGCGCGGCCACCGGCGTGCAGCGCCTGCCCGACGGGCGGTGGCTGGCCGCGGCCGAGACGGCACGCCGGGGCGGCGGTTCGGCGATGGTGGTACGACCGGCGGGGAAGCCGCCGGTGCACTGACCGCGGCGGCGCGCGGCCGGGCCGTACCGCTCCGTCCGGGTGTCACCGGGGCCCGACGTGACCGGTCGGCCGCGTCAGCCCGCCGCCTCGGCGGCGGGGCGGCCGGCCGGGGCGGGCCCCGGCGGCACGGCGTGCGACGCCCCGGGCTGGTGCGCGGCCGGCCGGATCCGGGGCACGGCCGGGCGTGACCGCGCCTGACGGGGCGGGGCATATCGGTCATTCTGGGAGGGGGCGGCTTATCCTGCAAGGAAGCCCGTCTGTCCGTGGCGGGTGACCTTTCCCGTCCCCGGTGGGTTTTCCACAGGAAGCGCAGTGGTCTTGCCACGGGGAGTGACGGGACCTACGGTCGCATGCACACGCGGATCTTCGTGTGTGAGCCTGCCTTGAAGCCCCGGCATAGGAGCAGCTCATGGCCAACGTTGTGCGCGCCGCCCTGGTCCAGGCCGCCTGGACCGGCGACACCGAGTCGATGATCGCCAAGCACGAGGAGCACGCCCGAGCGGCCGCCGCCCAGGGCGCGAAGGTGATCGGCTTTCAGGAAGTCTTCAACGCCCCCTACTTCTGCCAGGTGCAGGAGAGCGAGCACTACCGCTGGGCCGAGCCGGTCCCCGACGGCCCCACGGTCCGCCGGATGGGGGACCTCGCCCGGGAGACCGGCATGGTGATGGTCGTACCGGTCTTCGAGATCGAGCAGCCCGGCTTCTACTACAACACCGCCGCCGTCATCGACGCCGACGGCAGCTACCTGGGCAAGTACCGCAAGCACCACATCCCCCAGGTCAAGGGCTTCTGGGAGAAGTACTACTTCAAACCCGGCAACCTGGGCTGGCCGGTCTTCGACACGGCCGTCGGCAAGGTCGGGGTCTACATCTGCTACGACCGCCACTTCCCCGAGGGCTGGCGGGCCCTCGGCCTGGCGGGGGCCCAGCTGGTCTACAACCCCTCCGCCACCTCCCGCAGCCTCTCCGCCCACCTCTGGCAGCTGGAGCAGCCCGCGGCCGCCGTGGCCAACGAGTACTTCGTCGCCGCCATCAACCGGGTCGGCCGCGAGGAGTACGGCGACAACGACTTCTACGGCACGTCCTACTTCGCCGACCCCCGCGGCCGGTTCGTCGGCGACGTCGCCAGCGACACCAAGGAGGAACTGCTCGTGCGCGACCTCGACTTCGGCCTCATCGATGAGGTGCGGCAGCAGTGGGCGTTCTACCGGGACCGACGGCCCGACGCTTACGAGGGGCTGGTGCGGCCGTGACCTCCTCCGCCGCGCCGCAGCCGCCCGCCCCCTCGTCGGCGTCCGCCCCCTCCTCGTCCCTGTCCGCCCAGCCGTCGCCGTCCGCCCAGCCCTCCCCGCTCCCGTCGTCCTCGCTGCGCGAGCGCCACCGGGCCGTCATGCCCGACTGGCTGGCCCTCTACTACCGCGAGCCGGTCGAGCTGACCCACGGCGAGGGACGGCACGTCTGGGACGCCGAGGGCCGGCGCTACCTCGACTTCTTCGGCGGCGTCCTGACCACCATGACCGCCCACGCACTGCCCGAGGTCACCAAGGCCGTCGCCGGGCAGGCCGAGCGCATCCTCCACACCTCCACGCTCTACCTCGACCGGCACATGGTCGAGCTGGCGGAGCGCATCGCGGCGCTTTCAGGCATCCCCGACGCCCGTGTCTTCTTCACCACCTCCGGCACCGAGGCCAACGACGCGGCCCTGCTGCTGGCCACCTCCCACCGGCGCTCGAACCAGATCCTGGCGATGCGCAACAGCTACCACGGCCGGTCCTTCTCGGCGATCGGCGTCACCGGCAACGCCAGCTGGTCGCCCACCAGCCTCTCGCCACTGCAGACGCTGTACGTGCACGGCGGCGTCCGCAGCCGGGGCCCCTACGCGCACCTGTCCGACGGGGAGTTCATCGTGGCGTGCGTCGCCGACCTGGAGGACGTGCTGGGCCAGACGCACGGCGGCGTCGCCGCGCTCATCGCCGAACCCGTCCAGGGCGTCGGCGGGTTCACCGCGCCGCCCGACGGCCTCTACGCCGCCTTCCGCGAGGTCCTGGACCGCCACGGCATCCTGTGGATCAGCGACGAGGTGCAGACCGGCTGGGGCCGCACCGGCGACCACTTCTGGGGCTGGCAGGCCCACGCCGCGAGCGGCCCCCCGGACCTGCTCACCTTCGCCAAGGGCATCGGCAACGGCATGTCCATCGGCGGCGTCGTCGCCCGCGCCGACGTCATGAACTGCCTGGACGCCAACTCCATCTCGACCTTCGGCGGCAGCCCCGTCACCATGGCCGCCGGCCTCGCCAACCTCACCTACCTGCTGGAGCACGACCTCCAGGGCAACGCCCGCCGCGTCGGCGGCCTCCTCATCGAGCGGCTGCGCGCCATCGCCGCCGGCCTCCCCGTCGTCCGCGAGGTCCGCGGCCGGGGACTGATGATCGGCGTCGAGCTCGTCGGGCCCGACGGCGCGCCGTCGCCGGACGCCGCCTCCCTCGCCCTCGAACACGCCCGCGAGCAGGGCCTGCTGGTCGGCAAGGGCGGCCGTGAGGGCAACGTCCTGCGCCTCGCCCCGCCCATGACGCTCACCGTCGCGGAGGCCGAGGAGGGCGCCTCGATGCTCGAGGCGGCGCTGCGCCGGGTCCAGGACGCCACCGGCGGCGAGGCACGGCCATGACGAGGACGCTCATCAGCGGCGGCCTGGTCGTCACGGCCGCGGAGGAGGTCCTCGCCGACGTCCTCGTCGAGGACGACAAGATCGCCGCGCTGGCGGCACCGGGCAGCTCCTGCGCCCAGGGCTGGACCGCCGACCGCACCCTCGACGCCACCGGCAAGTACGTCCTGCCGGGCGGCGTCGACGCCCACACCCACTTCGAGATGCCCTTCGGCGGCACGGTCGCCAGCGACACCTTCGAGACGGGCACCCGCGCCGCCGCCTGGGGCGGCACCACGACCATCGTGGACTTCGCCGTCCAGACCCGGGGGAGGAGCCTGCGCGAGGGGCTCGACGCCTGGCACGCCAAGGCCGGGGGCCGGTGCGCCGTCGACTACGCCTTCCACATGATCCTCTCCGACGTGCACGAGGGCACGCTGAAGGAGATGGACCAGCTGGTGGCGGACGGCGTCTCGTCGTTCAAGCTGTTCATGGCCTACCCGGGCGTCCTCTACAGCGACGACGGACAGATCCTGCGGGCCATGCAGCGCGCCTCCGGCAACGGCGGGCTGATCATGATGCACGCCGAGAACGGCATCGCCATCGACGTCCTCGTCGAGCAGGCCCTCGCCGCCGGCCGGACCGACCCCCGCCACCACGGCGAGGTCCGCAAGGCCCTCCTGGAGGCCGAGGCCACCCACCGCGCCATCCAGCTCGCCCGCGTCGCCGGCAGCCCGCTGTACGTCGTCCACGTCTCCGCCGAGGAAGCCGTCGCCGAGCTGACGCAGGCCCGCGACAAGGGCCTGCCCGTCTTCGGCGAGACCTGCCCGCAGTATCTGTTCCTGTCCACCGACAACCTCGCCGAGCCCGGATTCGAGGGCGCGAAGTACGTCTGCTCGACACCACTGCGCCCCCGCGAGCACCAGGCCGCGCTCTGGCGCGGGCTGCGCACGGACGACCTCCAGGTCGTCTCCACCGACCACTGCCCCTTCTGCTTCTCGGGCCAGAAGGAGCTGGGCAGGGGCGACTTCTCGAAGATCCCCAACGGGCTGCCCGGCGTGGAGAACAGGATGGACCTCCTCCACCAGGCCGTGCTCGACGGCCACATCTCCCGCCGCCGCTGGGTGGAGATCGCCTGCACCGCCCCCGCCCGGATGTTCGGCCTCGCGCCCCGCAAGGGCACGATCACCCCCGGCGCGGACGCCGACGTCGTCGTCTACGACCCGCACGCCGAGCAGACCATCTCCGCCCGCACCCACCACATGAACGTCGACTACTCGGCGTACGAGGGCAAGCGGATCACCGGACAGGTGGAGACCGTCCTGTGCCGGGGCGAGACCGTCATCGACCGGCGGACGTTCACCGGGCGGGCCGGGCACGGGCGCTTCGTGCCCCGCTCCACCTGCCAGTACCTCTCGTAAGGAGCGCACCACACCGTGGACTTCGGCCTCGTCCTGCAGACCGACCCGCCCGCCACCGCCGTCGTCGACCTCATGCGCCGCGCCGAGCGGTGCGGCTTCCGCTACGGCTGGACGTTCGACTCCGCCGTGCTGTGGCAGGAGCCGTTCGTCATCTACAGCCGCGTCCTGGAGCACACCGAGCGGCTGGTGGTCGGCCCGATGGTGACCAACCCCTCCACCCGCAGCCCGGAGGTCACCGCCTCCACCTTCGCCACGCTCAACGACATGTACGGCAACCGCACCGTCTGCGGCATCGGCCGCGGTGACTCGGCCATGCGGGTGGCAGGCCGCAAGCCCAACACGCTCGCCACGCTCAGCGAGGCCATGCGCGTCATCCGCGACCTCGCCGAAGGCCGGGAGACCGACATAGACGGCACCCTGATGCGCCTGCCCTGGGTCCGCGACGGTCGGCTCCCCGTCTGGATGGCCGCCTACGGCCCCAAGGCCCTCGCCCTGGCGGGCCGCGAGGCGGACGGCTTCATCCTCCAGCTCGCCGACCCGTTCCTCACCGAATGGATGATCAAGGCAGTCCGGGCGGCGGCCGCCGACGCCGGCCGTGACCCGTCCTCGGTCACCATCTGCGTCGCCGCGCCGGCCTACGTCGGCGAGGACCTGGCCCACGCGCGCGAGCAGTGCCGCTGGTTCGGCGGCATGGTCGGCAACCACGTCGCCGACCTCGTCTCCCGCTACGGCGAACACAGCGGCGTGGTGCCCGAGGCCCTCACCGCCTACATCACGCGACGCCAGGGCTACGACTACAGCCACCACGGCCGCGCCGGAAACCCCTCCACGGACTTCGTCCCGGACGAGATCGTGGACCGCTTCTGCCTGCTCGGCCCGGTGGAGGCGCACCGCGAACGGCTGGAGCACCTGCGCGAGCTGGGAGTGGACCAGT is a window encoding:
- a CDS encoding nitrilase-related carbon-nitrogen hydrolase, which translates into the protein MANVVRAALVQAAWTGDTESMIAKHEEHARAAAAQGAKVIGFQEVFNAPYFCQVQESEHYRWAEPVPDGPTVRRMGDLARETGMVMVVPVFEIEQPGFYYNTAAVIDADGSYLGKYRKHHIPQVKGFWEKYYFKPGNLGWPVFDTAVGKVGVYICYDRHFPEGWRALGLAGAQLVYNPSATSRSLSAHLWQLEQPAAAVANEYFVAAINRVGREEYGDNDFYGTSYFADPRGRFVGDVASDTKEELLVRDLDFGLIDEVRQQWAFYRDRRPDAYEGLVRP
- a CDS encoding aspartate aminotransferase family protein; translated protein: MPDWLALYYREPVELTHGEGRHVWDAEGRRYLDFFGGVLTTMTAHALPEVTKAVAGQAERILHTSTLYLDRHMVELAERIAALSGIPDARVFFTTSGTEANDAALLLATSHRRSNQILAMRNSYHGRSFSAIGVTGNASWSPTSLSPLQTLYVHGGVRSRGPYAHLSDGEFIVACVADLEDVLGQTHGGVAALIAEPVQGVGGFTAPPDGLYAAFREVLDRHGILWISDEVQTGWGRTGDHFWGWQAHAASGPPDLLTFAKGIGNGMSIGGVVARADVMNCLDANSISTFGGSPVTMAAGLANLTYLLEHDLQGNARRVGGLLIERLRAIAAGLPVVREVRGRGLMIGVELVGPDGAPSPDAASLALEHAREQGLLVGKGGREGNVLRLAPPMTLTVAEAEEGASMLEAALRRVQDATGGEARP
- the hydA gene encoding dihydropyrimidinase, coding for MTRTLISGGLVVTAAEEVLADVLVEDDKIAALAAPGSSCAQGWTADRTLDATGKYVLPGGVDAHTHFEMPFGGTVASDTFETGTRAAAWGGTTTIVDFAVQTRGRSLREGLDAWHAKAGGRCAVDYAFHMILSDVHEGTLKEMDQLVADGVSSFKLFMAYPGVLYSDDGQILRAMQRASGNGGLIMMHAENGIAIDVLVEQALAAGRTDPRHHGEVRKALLEAEATHRAIQLARVAGSPLYVVHVSAEEAVAELTQARDKGLPVFGETCPQYLFLSTDNLAEPGFEGAKYVCSTPLRPREHQAALWRGLRTDDLQVVSTDHCPFCFSGQKELGRGDFSKIPNGLPGVENRMDLLHQAVLDGHISRRRWVEIACTAPARMFGLAPRKGTITPGADADVVVYDPHAEQTISARTHHMNVDYSAYEGKRITGQVETVLCRGETVIDRRTFTGRAGHGRFVPRSTCQYLS
- a CDS encoding TIGR03842 family LLM class F420-dependent oxidoreductase, encoding MDFGLVLQTDPPATAVVDLMRRAERCGFRYGWTFDSAVLWQEPFVIYSRVLEHTERLVVGPMVTNPSTRSPEVTASTFATLNDMYGNRTVCGIGRGDSAMRVAGRKPNTLATLSEAMRVIRDLAEGRETDIDGTLMRLPWVRDGRLPVWMAAYGPKALALAGREADGFILQLADPFLTEWMIKAVRAAAADAGRDPSSVTICVAAPAYVGEDLAHAREQCRWFGGMVGNHVADLVSRYGEHSGVVPEALTAYITRRQGYDYSHHGRAGNPSTDFVPDEIVDRFCLLGPVEAHRERLEHLRELGVDQFAVYAMHDAKEATIDAYGEHLVPALR